A region of the Arenibacter antarcticus genome:
ATTGGAGGAGGCCAAAAAACGCGATCATAGAAAATTAGGAAAGGAATTGGAACTATTTACCTTCTCCCAAAAAGTGGGTCAAGGTCTTCCGCTATGGTTGCCAAAAGGGGCAGCGTTACGCGACAGACTAGAACAATTTCTTAAAAAGGCACAAAAAAAAGCCGGTTATGAAATGGTGGTCACCCCACATATCGGTCAAAAGGAGCTTTACATCACCTCTGGGCATTACGAAAAATATGGGGAAGATAGTTTTCAACCTATAAAAACACCCAAAGAAGGTGAGGAGTTTTTGTTAAAACCAATGAATTGCCCACATCACTGTGAAATATACAACGCCAAACCTTTTAGTTATAGGGAGCTACCGAAGAGGTATGCTGAATTTGGTACCGTATACCGGTATGAACAGAGCGGAGAGCTTCACGGTTTAACCAGGGTACGTGGCTTTACACAAGATGATGCCCACATCTTCTGTACTCCAGACCAATTGGCAGACGAATTTAAAAATGTTATAGACCTTACTTTATATGTATTAGGTTCATTGGGCTTTGATAATTTTACCGCCCAAGTCTCCATAAGAGATCTGGAAAAACCTGAAAAATATATTGGGTCCCTTGAGAACTGGGAAAAGGCAGAAAATGCCATCATAAATGCCGCTAAGGAAAAGGGATTGGATTTCGTAATTGAAAGTGGGGAAGCCGCCTTTTACGGGCCAAAGCTCGACTTTATGGTGAAGGATGCCTTGGGTAGAAATTGGCAGTTGGGAACTATACAGGTAGACTACAACCTTCCTGAGCGGTTTGACCTTACTTATAAAGGAAGCGATAATGAGTTGCATAGACCTGTTATGATCCACCGTGCACCCTTTGGAAGTATGGAGCGATTTATTGCCTTATTACTTGAACATACGGGTGGAAATTTCCCGCTTTGGTTAATGCCAGAACAGGCAATTATCCTTCCAGTAAGCGAAAAACATGAAATATATGCGAAAAAAGTTTTAAATTCCTTGGAAAATAACGACATTCGCGCCCTCATTGATAATAGAAATGAGACAGTTGGCAAAAAAATAAGGGAAGCAGAGATGAATAAGATCCCATTTATGTTGATTGTTGGTGAGAATG
Encoded here:
- the thrS gene encoding threonine--tRNA ligase — translated: MIKITLPDGSVREYAKGTSPLEVAKSISEGLARNIISAKFNGVTVETVSPLHEDGSLVLFSWNDKEGKTAFWHSSSHVVAQALEELYPGVKLTIGPAIENGFYYDVDLGEGTISEKDFPMIEKRALEIARGKHEFKMRSASKAEALDLYRSQGNQYKVELIENLEDGTITFCDHDTFTDLCRGGHIPNTGIIKAIKILSVAGAYWRGNEKNNQLTRVYGISFPKQKELTEYLELLEEAKKRDHRKLGKELELFTFSQKVGQGLPLWLPKGAALRDRLEQFLKKAQKKAGYEMVVTPHIGQKELYITSGHYEKYGEDSFQPIKTPKEGEEFLLKPMNCPHHCEIYNAKPFSYRELPKRYAEFGTVYRYEQSGELHGLTRVRGFTQDDAHIFCTPDQLADEFKNVIDLTLYVLGSLGFDNFTAQVSIRDLEKPEKYIGSLENWEKAENAIINAAKEKGLDFVIESGEAAFYGPKLDFMVKDALGRNWQLGTIQVDYNLPERFDLTYKGSDNELHRPVMIHRAPFGSMERFIALLLEHTGGNFPLWLMPEQAIILPVSEKHEIYAKKVLNSLENNDIRALIDNRNETVGKKIREAEMNKIPFMLIVGENEEKEETISVRRHGGEDLGSITLEAFSDLVNSEINSTLKSF